One Spinacia oleracea cultivar Varoflay chromosome 4, BTI_SOV_V1, whole genome shotgun sequence DNA segment encodes these proteins:
- the LOC110799192 gene encoding glutamate decarboxylase, with translation MSLSKTATASDASVHSTFASRYVRVCLPRFKMPDNSIPKEAAYQIINDELMLDGNPRLNLASFVTTWMEPECDKLMMDAINKNYVDMDEYPVTTELQNRCVNMIANLFNAPLGESEVAVGVGTVGSSEAIMLAGLAFKRRWQNRRKALGLPTDKPNIVTGANVQVCWEKFARYFEVELKEVKLSDGYYVMDPEKAVEMVDENTICVAAILGSTLNGEFEDVKLLNDLLEAKNKETGWDTPIHVDAASGGFIAPFLYPELEWDFRLPLVKSINVSGHKYGLVYAGVGWVIWRSKEDLPEELIFHINYLGADQPTFTLNFSKGSSQIIAQYYQLIRLGFEGYKNIMENCQENAMILKDGIEKTGRFNIISKDIGVPLVAFSLKDNSLHNEFEISDMLRRFGWIVPAYTMPPDAQHVTVLRVVIREDFSRTLADRLVADLQKVLNELDALPARVSAKLNVANSEEGGDDQISRKKSALQMQMEVCSVWKKFVDDKKLKTNGVC, from the exons atgtctCTCTCGAAAACTGCAACTGCATCTGATGCTTCCGTTCATTCCACTTTCGCTTCCAGATATGTTCGCGTCTGTCTTCCCAG GTTTAAGATGCCAGATAATTCGATACCGAAAGAAGCAGCGTATCAAATAATAAACGACGAGTTGATGTTGGATGGAAATCCAAGGTTGAATTTGGCGTCATTTGTGACGACATGGATGGAACCAGAGTGCGATAAATTGATGATGGATGCCATTAACAAAAATTATGTTGACATGGATGAGTACCCTGTTACTACTGAGCTCCag AATAGATGCGTTAACATGATAGCCAACTTGTTTAATGCGCCACTTGGAGAGTCGGAGGTTGCTGTTGGAGTTGGAACTGTGGGCTCCTCAGAGGCTATCATGCTTGCTGGTCTTGCATTCAAAAGGAGGTGGCAAAACAGAAGGAAGGCTTTGGGCTTACCTACTGATAAGCCCAACATTGTTACTGGGGCCAATGTCCAG GTTTGTTGGGAGAAATTTGCAAGATATTTTGAAGTGGAGTTGAAGGAAGTTAAGTTAAGCGATGGATACTACGTTATGGACCCTGAGAAGGCAGTGGAAATGGTTGATGAGAACACCATCTGTGTTGCTGCTATCCTTGGATCCACACTCAATGGAGAGTTTGAAGATGTCAAGCTCTTGAACGACCTTCTCGAGGCCAAGAACAAAGAAACCGG ATGGGATACTCCAATTCACGTGGATGCAGCAAGTGGTGGTTTCATCGCGCCATTTTTGTATCCAGAGTTGGAATGGGACTTTAGATTGCCATTGGTGAAGAGTATCAATGTAAGTGGTCACAAGTATGGACTTGTGTATGCCGGTGTTGGGTGGGTCATCTGGAGGAGCAAAGAGGACTTGCCTGAAGAACTCATCTTCCACATCAACTACCTTGGTGCTGATCAACCCACTTTCACTCTCAATTTCTCCAAAG GATCAAGTCAAATTATTGCTCAATACTATCAGCTGATTCGTCTGGGATTCGAG GGGTACAAGAACATCATGGAGAACTGCCAAGAGAATGCCATGATCTTGAAAGACGGCATTGAGAAGACAGGTCGCTTCAACATCATATCCAAAGACATCGGAGTTCCACTAGTTGCATTCTCTTTGAAAGACAACAGTCTCCACAATGAGTTTGAGATTTCAGACATGCTTCGTAGGTTTGGGTGGATTGTACCAGCTTACACCATGCCACCAGACGCGCAGCATGTGACTGTGTTGCGTGTTGTAATCAGAGAGGACTTCTCTCGTACACTTGCAGACCGTCTGGTTGCTGACCTTCAGAAAGTCCTCAACGAACTTGACGCCCTTCCTGCCCGTGTTAGTGCTAAGTTAAATGTTGCAAACTCCGAGGAAGGTGGTGATGATCAAATCTCTAGGAAGAAGAGTGCCCTGCAAATGCAAATGGAGGTTTGCAGTGTTTGGAAGAAGTTTGTTGATGACAAGAAGCTCAAGACCAATGGTGTTTGCTAG
- the LOC110799182 gene encoding uncharacterized protein gives MEGPSSSSRKRPFIDEDDDSNKNKQKRVRFPKKKKLKTGEAPEPVAVKDEAEVAGPVDLSDPRTAAKERAKRRGQMTTQLFTEDGEVEVEVAHISAAEVQYQENESFVDDGVQLEPFNLEREREEGYFDEAGNFVEYVPEKEEKDAWLDSLEVYPKLANKVSTVPNSDDEEQEMSADDTGKMKRRIADVLEPGETVLQALKRLKGSTDKRVKMPAEKKVVFDQLTEDAMRLMENGDYNVYHEEREVFVREAEGYEALARARNNDVSGIEDDGLDMFADEDNNVAANSEPNNDTSTPSVGTSTQLAVENGSQDSGSTWAGQSDYVYDEASGYYYSSSLGYYYDPSTALFCSASSGQWYKYNEATGTYDEVQSETEAPSVAS, from the exons ATGGAAGGACCTTCTTCCTCCTCCCGCAAGCGCCCTTTCATCGATGAAGATGACGATTCCAACAAAAACAA GCAAAAGAGAGTGAGATTTCCGAAAAAGAAGAAGCTGAAGACAGGAGAAGCGCCTGAGCCGGTGGCAGTGAAGGATGAGGCTGAAGTGGCCGGGCCGGTTGATCTTTCAGACCCTCGTACTGCTGCGAAAGAGCGAGCGAAGCGCCGTGGTCAGATGACTACTCAACTCTTCACTGAAGATGGTGAGGTTGAGGTTGAGGTGGCTCACATTTCTGCTGCTGAAGTTCAATATCAG GAGAATGAATCTTTTGTCGATGATGGTGTCCAATTGGAGCCTTTTAATTTGGAAAGAGAACGAGAAGAAGGTTACTTCGATGAAGCGGGGAATTTTGTGGAATATGTACCGGAAAAGGAAGAGAAG GATGCATGGCTTGATAGCCTCGAAGTGTACCCAAAGCTTGCTAATAAAGTCTCCACTGTTCCAAATAGCGATGATGAAGAGCAAGAGATGTCTGCTGATGACACTGGAAAGATGAAGCGCCGTATAGCCGATGTTCTTGAGCCTGGCGAAACG GTTTTACAAGCACTAAAGAGACTTAAAGGTTCAACTGACAAGAGAGTGAAGATGCCTGCAGAAAAAAAGGTTGTTTTTGACCAACTCACTGAAGATGCCATGAGGCTGATGGAAAACGGCGATTACA ATGTGTATCATGAAGAACGAGAGGTGTTTGTGCGCGAGGCAG AAGGATACGAGGCCCTTGCTCGAGCAAGAAATAATGATGTATCAGGAATTGAGGATGATGGACTTGACATGTTTGCTGATGAAGACAATAATGTGGCTGCAAACTCCGAACCGAATAATGACACCTCTACCCCTAGTGTAGGCACAAGTACTCAGCTGGCTGTGGAAAATGGAAGCCAAGATTCAGGAA gtACTTGGGCTGGGCAAAGTGATTATGTATATGATGAAGCATCTGG ATACTATTACAGTAGCAGCCTAGGATACTACTATGATCCCTCTACCGCATTGTTTTGCTCTGCATCATCAGGACAATG GTACAAATACAATGAGGCTACTGGCACTTACGACGAAGTTCAGTCTGAGACTGAAGCACCATCAGTGGCTAGCTGA